A single region of the Fusarium keratoplasticum isolate Fu6.1 chromosome 7, whole genome shotgun sequence genome encodes:
- a CDS encoding Methyltransf-25 domain-containing protein, with translation MEAPSDVKDRLRASYNAMASQYNTWTERHNYLRQKYLNELISYCPELVSTSDGKQHEILELGCGSGNPFLSTLLSRAPAVHAHANDLSDVQLDLARKNLASHEGRATFYPGDMMKLKFAPESLTAVVALYSIIHLQQKEQEEIFRRIGSWLAPGGIFLSTFDKNKESGIVMDKWLDDKGWMFWSGLGKDETVAALQASGLKVEKATLEGDEEEKFLWVIARKA, from the coding sequence ATGGAAGCACCAAGCGATGTAAAGGATCGCCTTCGGGCATCGTACAATGCCATGGCCTCGCAATACAATACCTGGACCGAACGCCATAATTACCTGCGTCAAAAGTACCTCAATGAACTTATCTCCTATTGCCCAGAGCTTGTCTCTACCAGCGACGGCAAACAACACGAAATCCTTGAGCTGGGATGTGGTTCTGGGAATCCCTTCCTCTCCACCTTACTCTCGCGGGCCCCTGCTGTACATGCACATGCCAATGACCTATCGGATGTACAACTTGACCTCGCACGCAAGAATCTCGCATCTCATGAAGGTCGCGCTACCTTCTATCCTGGcgacatgatgaagctgaagttTGCACCCGAGTCTCTCACCGCAGTGGTGGCACTGTATAGCATCATCCACCTCCAGcagaaggagcaggaggaaaTTTTTCGGCGCATTGGGAGCTGGCTTGCGCCTGGGGGTATTTTTCTATCTACATttgacaagaacaaggagtCTGGCATTGTGATGGACAAATGGCTTGACGACAAGGGGTGGATGTTCTGGAGTGGCCTTGGAAAGGATGAGACAGTTGCGGCTTTGCAGGCGAGCGGACTGAAAGTTGAGAAAGCTACGTtggagggagatgaagaggaaaagTTCCTCTGGGTTATTGCTAGAAAGGCGTGA
- a CDS encoding Peptidase s8 and s53 subtilisin kexin sedolisin — protein sequence MTSTPLERESAKVSLEQSSFSGHTSSVDLATSTGPKLEELPSVTRPAAPGSMILGSTQAPGLASPESSSESERPFFTSDSLDNAPPIDDTTESTTGTTMDSTTSDSTSDFITTDPTTFATDSTSEFTTDSTTDSTTDFTTDSTTQDETTTTTMTPTTSECIPFGATPSLSNPTALVSDSQSVDDAFYSVSLPLAIGAFDVYDTNVFVSTNAMVTLGSGTRVWYSTPLPADTVPEVTVFAYWFDLVYRGFPGHGVRYEVFNGPQGRQVTFEWRGLNYATQTLRFHIQLSFYEDFPGRLNASFITTANKGEGATIGAQNQRVPTFLQWSYNTPGSVPDGTYVLFETDGGKPQSMTTGLLPRWGCSD from the exons ATGACTTCGACTCCCCTTGAAAGAGAGAGCGCTAAAGTCAGCCTTGAACAAAGTTCCTTTTCTGGTCACACTTCATCAGTTGACCTGGCAACATCGACTGGCCCTAAGCTTGAAGAACTTCCATCTGTGACCCGTCCAGCCGCCCCCGGCTCTATGATACTGGGCTCTACGCAGGCTCCTGGGCTTGCCAGCCCTGAATCCAG CTCCGAGTCAGAGAGGCCTTTCTTTACGTCAGATTCA CTTGACAACGCTCCCCCAATTGATGACACAACCGAGTCCACTACTGGCACCACCATGGACTCAACAACCTCCGACTCGACTTCAGACTTCATAACGACCGACCCTACGACCTTCGCTACAGATTCTACCTCAGAGTTTACTACAGACTCTACCACCGACTCGACCACAGATTTCACTACCGATTCTACTACCCAAGACGAGACGACTACGACCACAATGACCCCTACCACCAGCGAATGTATACCTTTTGGCGCCACTCCTTCCCTCAGTAACCCTACTGCACTCGTAAGCGACAGCCAAAGCGTTGACGACGCTTTCTACTCCGTCTCTCTACCGCTCGCCATCGGCGCCTTTGATGTCTACGACACAAATGTCTTCGTCAGCACAAACGCCATGGTCACACTGGGATCCGGGACTCGCGTTTGGTATTCTACCCCATTGCCAGCTGATACCGTCCCGGAAGTCACGGTGTTCGCGTATTGGTTCGATCTTGTATACCGGGGCTTCCCAGGACACGGAGTCAGGTACGAGGTCTTCAATGGACCTCAGGGTCGTCAGGTCACCTTTGAGTGGAGGGGGTTAAACTATGCGACACAGACTCTCCGCTTCCATATCCAACTCAGTTTCTATGAGGACTTCCCTGGCCGGCTTAATGCCTCGTTCATTACTACGGCGAATAAGGGGGAAGGTGCCACTATAGGAGCACAGAATCAGAGAGTTCCAACTTTCTTACAGTGGTCGTATAATACTCCAGGTTCAGTTCCGGACGGGACGTATGTTCTGTTCGAAACTGATGGAGGGAAGCCTCAGTCTATGACGACTGGCCTGTTGCCACGCTGGGGCTGTTCTGACTAA
- a CDS encoding Pectate lyase yields the protein MKFSMVITGLFASAAIATPQGNITPNTMGALEKRASFPIPASKGSVTYKSPQVIKGSFDGGMKTYGRGVKCTGQKEGGDKDAVFILENGATLKNVIIGTDQIEGVHCQGSCTIENVWWKKVCEDALTLKGDGNALVKGGGATGASDKVIQHNGLGTVTIDGFTVVDFGKLYRSCGNCKKMGTRNVVVKNVKAYNGKLLTGINSNKGDKSTITGTCATSVKKICSEYEGTVPGKEPKLLRSGPSSACKYTSVSSC from the coding sequence aTGAAGTTCTCCATGGTCATCACCGGGCTCTTTGCCTCTGCCGCTATTGCCACTCCTCAGGGCAACATCACCCCCAACACCATGGGAGCCCTCGAGAAGCGTGCCTCCTTCCCCATCCCCGCCTCCAAGGGTTCCGTCACCTACAAGTCCCCCCAGGTCATCAAGGGAAGCTTTGATGGTGGCATGAAGACCTACGGCCGTGGTGTCAAGTGCACTGGTCagaaggagggcggcgaCAAGGATGCTGTCTTCATTCTTGAGAACGGAGCCACCCTCAAGAACGTCATCATCGGCACCGATCAGATTGAGGGTGTTCACTGCCAGGGCTCCTGCACCATCGAGAACGTCTGGTGGAAGAAGGTCTGCGAGGACGCCCTTACCCTCAAGGGTGACGGTAACGCTCTCGTCAAGGGTGGTGGTGCTACTGGAGCCTCCGACAAGGTTATCCAGCACAACGGTCTTGGTACGGTTACCATCGACGGCTTCACTGTCGTCGACTTCGGAAAGCTTTACCGATCTTGCGGTAACTGCAAGAAGATGGGCACCCGCAACGTCGTCGTCAAGAACGTGAAGGCCTACAACGGCAAGCTCCTCACTGgcatcaactccaacaaGGGTGACAAGTCTACCATCACTGGCACTTGCGCTACCTCTGTCAAGAAGATCTGCAGTGAGTACGAGGGTACCGTCCCCGGCAAGGAGCCCAAGCTGCTCCGCTCCGGGCCTAGCTCCGCCTGCAAGTACACTTCCGTCAGCTCGTGCTAA